From a single Deinococcus planocerae genomic region:
- a CDS encoding SLOG family protein, producing the protein MDKTILLGDLTALRPSHPGVTDFLTGKFVIAGTGHRPDKLGGFGLEALEALIEVARGYLLKLRPDVVITGMALGWDTALAAAALGLRIPYVAALPFPRQASRWPQLDQERHLGLLKRAALVVCVGSDDLADADIRSAMQWRNEFMVDHAHLLLACFDGSAGGTAGCVKDAVEQGKTVVNTYRKWEEVTRSMQAEQVVTAATVHHPEFGSGVLRGKTEMKHGPCLIVDFEHCTAIVPEASVREQARAALEGDLPRIVHPKFGEGTVLQKVATVLGEMTRVSFESGPRTLLTPTERPTSHPLRERAPNPPAFEIGQQVAHPIYGRGDIVAVSSTALGEAATVAFPSSTQKLLMTSLQPV; encoded by the coding sequence ATGGACAAGACGATCCTGCTGGGCGACCTCACCGCCCTGCGCCCCAGCCACCCTGGCGTGACCGACTTCCTGACCGGGAAGTTCGTGATTGCCGGAACCGGACACCGCCCCGACAAACTCGGTGGGTTCGGCCTGGAGGCACTCGAAGCGCTCATTGAGGTTGCCAGGGGTTACCTCCTCAAGCTCAGGCCTGACGTCGTCATCACGGGAATGGCGCTCGGCTGGGACACCGCCCTGGCGGCCGCCGCTCTCGGGCTGCGGATTCCCTACGTCGCCGCCTTGCCCTTCCCCCGCCAGGCCTCGCGCTGGCCGCAACTCGACCAGGAACGCCACCTCGGACTCCTGAAGCGTGCCGCGCTGGTGGTCTGTGTGGGTTCGGACGACCTGGCCGATGCGGACATCCGCTCCGCGATGCAGTGGCGCAACGAGTTCATGGTCGACCATGCTCACCTGCTCCTCGCGTGTTTCGACGGCAGCGCCGGTGGCACCGCGGGCTGCGTTAAGGATGCCGTGGAGCAGGGCAAAACGGTCGTCAACACTTACCGAAAGTGGGAAGAGGTGACACGCTCGATGCAGGCCGAGCAGGTCGTGACCGCCGCAACGGTTCACCACCCCGAGTTCGGCAGCGGTGTCCTGCGCGGTAAGACCGAGATGAAGCACGGCCCGTGCCTCATCGTGGATTTCGAGCACTGCACCGCCATCGTCCCCGAGGCGAGCGTGCGTGAGCAGGCGAGGGCAGCCTTGGAAGGAGACCTTCCGAGGATCGTCCACCCGAAGTTCGGAGAAGGCACTGTTCTCCAGAAGGTTGCCACCGTGCTGGGCGAGATGACCCGGGTGTCTTTCGAGAGTGGACCCCGAACGCTTCTGACCCCCACGGAACGACCTACGAGCCACCCTCTCCGCGAGCGTGCGCCAAATCCTCCGGCCTTTGAGATCGGGCAGCAGGTGGCCCACCCCATTTATGGACGGGGTGACATCGTCGCCGTCAGCTCGACTGCGCTGGGAGAAGCCGCGACCGTCGCTTTTCCGAGCAGCACCCAGAAACTCCTGATGACCAGCCTCCAGCCGGTCTAG